A stretch of the Mesorhizobium sp. Pch-S genome encodes the following:
- a CDS encoding argininosuccinate synthase, with the protein MSKFKDVKKVVLAYSGGLDTSIILKWLQTELGAEVVTFTADLGQGEELEPARRKAEMLGIKEIFVEDVREEFVRDFVFPMFRANAVYEGVYLLGTSIARPLISKHLIEIAEKTGADAIAHGATGKGNDQVRFELSAYALNPDIKIIAPWRDWSFKSRTHLLEFAEQHQIPVAKDKKGEAPFSVDANLLHSSSEGKVLEDPAIEAPEYVHMRTISPEAAPDKATVIKVGFEKGDAVSINGERLSPATLLARLNDYGRDNGIGRLDLVENRFVGMKSRGVYETPGGTILLAAHRAIESITLDRGAAHLKDELMPRYAELIYYGFWFSPERQMLQAAIDLSQKDVEGEVTLKLYKGNVMVIGRESPKSLYSDKLVTFEDDQGAYDQKDAAGFIKLNALRLRTLAARNKRG; encoded by the coding sequence ATGTCCAAATTCAAAGACGTGAAGAAGGTGGTGCTCGCCTATTCGGGCGGCCTCGATACATCGATCATCCTGAAGTGGCTGCAAACCGAACTCGGTGCGGAGGTCGTTACCTTCACCGCTGACCTTGGCCAGGGCGAGGAACTGGAGCCGGCGCGCCGCAAGGCCGAAATGCTCGGCATCAAGGAGATCTTCGTCGAGGACGTGCGCGAGGAATTCGTGCGAGATTTCGTCTTCCCGATGTTCCGCGCCAACGCGGTCTATGAGGGGGTCTATCTGCTCGGCACTTCGATCGCCCGTCCGCTGATCTCCAAGCATCTGATCGAGATCGCCGAAAAGACCGGCGCTGACGCCATTGCGCATGGCGCGACCGGCAAGGGCAACGATCAGGTTCGTTTCGAGCTGTCGGCCTATGCGCTGAACCCGGACATAAAGATCATCGCGCCGTGGCGCGACTGGTCGTTCAAGAGCCGCACGCACCTGCTCGAGTTCGCCGAGCAGCACCAGATCCCGGTCGCCAAGGACAAGAAGGGTGAGGCGCCGTTCTCGGTCGACGCGAACCTGCTGCACTCTTCCTCGGAAGGCAAGGTTCTGGAAGATCCGGCGATCGAGGCGCCCGAATACGTCCATATGCGGACGATTTCGCCGGAAGCCGCTCCCGACAAGGCGACGGTCATAAAGGTCGGCTTCGAAAAGGGCGATGCGGTTTCGATCAATGGCGAACGCCTTTCGCCGGCGACGCTGCTCGCCAGGCTCAACGACTACGGCCGCGACAACGGCATCGGCCGCCTCGACCTGGTGGAGAACCGCTTCGTCGGCATGAAATCGCGCGGCGTGTACGAAACGCCCGGCGGCACGATCCTGCTCGCTGCGCATCGCGCCATCGAGTCGATCACGCTCGACCGCGGCGCGGCCCACCTCAAGGACGAGCTGATGCCGCGCTATGCGGAGCTGATCTACTACGGCTTCTGGTTCTCGCCGGAGCGCCAGATGCTGCAGGCCGCGATCGACCTCAGCCAGAAGGACGTCGAGGGCGAGGTGACGCTGAAGCTCTATAAGGGCAATGTCATGGTCATCGGCCGTGAATCGCCGAAGTCGCTTTATTCCGACAAGCTGGTTACCTTCGAGGACGATCAGGGCGCCTATGACCAGAAGGACGCTGCCGGCTTCATCAAGCTCAATGCGCTGCGCCTGCGCACGCTCGCGGCTCGCAACAAGCGCGGCTGA
- a CDS encoding lytic murein transglycosylase: MALRAKGKVFAAAAALLLLTGATQAAECGKSAAGFDQWKMDFAQEAQAAGVKSRGLAALEGATYATATIRADRAVKKAFSGSVEDFMKRRGAATIISRGKSMKKANAALFNRIESTYGVTPGVLLAIWGMETGFGAAMGKQNTVSAIVTLAYDCRRPEFFYPHAIAALKLVDRGALTATSVGAMHGEIGHTQFLPGNVLKYGVGGANLRDKETALASTANFLKGHGWQAGVGADGNMGAIAGWNSASVYQQAIARIATAIDND; the protein is encoded by the coding sequence ATGGCATTGCGTGCCAAGGGAAAGGTTTTCGCAGCCGCGGCGGCGCTGTTGCTGCTGACCGGCGCCACCCAGGCGGCCGAATGCGGCAAATCCGCCGCGGGATTCGACCAGTGGAAAATGGATTTCGCCCAGGAGGCACAGGCTGCAGGCGTCAAGAGCCGCGGCCTCGCGGCGCTGGAAGGCGCAACATACGCCACGGCGACCATCCGGGCCGACCGGGCGGTCAAGAAGGCCTTCAGCGGTTCCGTTGAGGATTTCATGAAGCGCAGGGGCGCCGCGACGATCATTTCACGCGGCAAGTCCATGAAGAAAGCCAACGCGGCGCTCTTCAACCGGATCGAAAGCACCTATGGCGTGACGCCGGGCGTGCTGCTCGCCATCTGGGGCATGGAAACCGGTTTCGGTGCTGCCATGGGCAAGCAGAACACCGTTTCCGCCATCGTGACCCTCGCCTATGACTGCCGCCGCCCCGAATTCTTCTACCCGCACGCCATCGCCGCGCTCAAGCTCGTCGATCGCGGCGCGCTGACCGCCACTTCGGTGGGCGCGATGCACGGAGAGATCGGCCATACCCAGTTCCTGCCCGGAAATGTCCTGAAATATGGTGTCGGTGGAGCAAATCTGCGCGACAAGGAAACCGCACTTGCCTCGACCGCCAACTTCCTCAAGGGCCACGGCTGGCAGGCCGGGGTCGGCGCCGACGGCAATATGGGAGCGATCGCCGGCTGGAATTCGGCCAGTGTCTACCAGCAGGCAATCGCCCGCATCGCCACGGCCATCGACAACGACTGA
- a CDS encoding DUF1236 domain-containing protein, whose protein sequence is MRTLLLSAIAGTLVAMSGAAWADTLVSADRDLNMRAGPGSRYPVVGVLAAGQTAVLDGCLQGSKWCAVGNADNRAWINSDYVTSEFSGRRVVLTERPVDSGVTVIETPGVVMDDELSTGSVVQDDDTDLPLPPMEVRSYVRTNAVDPIYIQDEVRTGATLPDTVVLSEVPGYDYRYAYVNGEPVIVSPSSRHIVYVGE, encoded by the coding sequence ATGAGGACATTGCTGTTGTCTGCGATCGCGGGAACACTCGTTGCCATGTCCGGCGCGGCATGGGCGGATACGCTCGTATCGGCTGACAGAGACCTCAACATGCGCGCCGGGCCCGGTTCGCGTTACCCCGTGGTGGGTGTTCTGGCAGCAGGCCAGACCGCGGTGCTGGACGGCTGCCTGCAAGGTTCGAAATGGTGCGCCGTCGGCAATGCCGACAACCGTGCCTGGATCAATTCGGACTACGTGACCAGCGAATTCTCCGGCAGGCGCGTGGTGCTGACAGAACGGCCGGTCGATTCAGGCGTGACCGTGATCGAGACGCCGGGCGTTGTCATGGACGATGAGCTGTCGACCGGATCGGTCGTTCAGGACGACGATACGGATCTGCCGCTGCCACCAATGGAAGTGCGCAGCTACGTCAGGACAAACGCGGTCGATCCGATCTATATCCAGGATGAGGTTCGAACCGGCGCCACATTGCCCGATACGGTCGTGCTGAGCGAGGTTCCAGGCTATGATTATCGATATGCCTATGTGAACGGCGAGCCGGTCATCGTCAGCCCGTCGTCCAGGCATATCGTCTATGTCGGCGAGTAA
- a CDS encoding type II CAAX endopeptidase family protein, protein MAVPDAQAGHSRRARMIPEPTAFERYRSSPNGKMTLLRLIFGTIVILLVWTLSTFAVVRIGWGFVALVPDSLQPDGYGMEAFLTSPIGVLTALVTFCGIWAGAWLVMRWIHREPLSALFGNSHRISRSGFLNGFVAVFLTSIFSEVLLYALDPVIQRGSIGLSVWLMALVPVAMLAFVQTSAEELLFRGYLPRGLARLFRSPLVWALLPTLVFTALHWSGDSALAMNVAGLISIGVFSVVLMMLVHATGNLGAAFGAHFGNNLFGFLLISHQASLSSFALFEARSLEGAGWAGIDAVLIAGIGIVSSLLTALLLLHPRSPLRVAPDLG, encoded by the coding sequence ATGGCGGTGCCCGATGCACAGGCGGGTCATTCGAGAAGAGCCCGCATGATCCCCGAGCCGACAGCCTTCGAACGCTACCGTTCGAGCCCGAATGGCAAAATGACGCTCCTGCGTCTCATCTTCGGCACTATCGTCATCTTGCTGGTCTGGACACTTTCGACCTTCGCGGTGGTGAGGATCGGCTGGGGCTTCGTTGCCCTGGTGCCGGACTCGTTGCAGCCTGATGGCTATGGCATGGAGGCTTTTCTCACTTCGCCCATCGGTGTGCTGACGGCGCTGGTTACCTTCTGCGGCATATGGGCCGGCGCATGGCTGGTGATGCGATGGATTCACCGCGAGCCGCTTTCGGCACTTTTCGGCAACAGCCACAGGATTTCCCGATCCGGTTTTCTCAACGGATTTGTTGCCGTTTTCCTGACGTCGATCTTTTCGGAGGTGCTGCTGTACGCTCTCGATCCCGTCATCCAGCGTGGTTCGATTGGTCTTTCTGTCTGGTTGATGGCCCTGGTGCCCGTGGCGATGCTGGCGTTCGTGCAGACATCGGCGGAGGAACTGCTGTTTCGCGGTTATCTGCCGCGCGGGCTGGCCAGACTGTTCCGCAGCCCGCTGGTGTGGGCGCTGCTGCCGACACTGGTCTTCACTGCGCTGCACTGGAGTGGAGATTCAGCCCTTGCAATGAACGTTGCCGGGCTGATCTCCATCGGCGTATTCTCGGTGGTCCTGATGATGCTCGTCCATGCGACCGGCAATCTCGGCGCTGCCTTCGGGGCGCACTTTGGCAACAACCTGTTCGGTTTCCTGCTGATTTCTCACCAGGCCAGTCTTTCCAGCTTCGCGCTGTTCGAGGCGCGGTCGCTGGAGGGTGCGGGCTGGGCCGGCATCGATGCGGTCCTGATCGCGGGTATAGGCATCGTATCCAGCCTGCTGACGGCACTGCTTCTGTTGCATCCGCGCTCGCCGCTACGGGTGGCGCCGGATCTCGGTTGA
- the ffh gene encoding signal recognition particle protein, with the protein MFESLQERLGSILNGLTGRGALSEADVSAALREVRRALLEADVALEVVRSFTDKVREKAVGAAVLKAIKPGQMVVKIVHDELVEMLGAEGVAIDLNAPAPVVVMMVGLQGSGKTTTSAKIAKRLTERQGKKVLMASLDTRRPAAQEQLRQLGEQTKVATLPIIAGQTPVDIARRAVQAAKLGGHDVVILDTAGRTHIDEPLMVEMADIKKASTPHEILLVADSLTGQDAVNLAKNFDDRVGITGLVLTRMDGDGRGGAALSMRAVTGKPIKLIGTGEKMDGLEEFHPKRIADRILGMGDIVSLVEKAAETIDAEKAAAMAKKMQSGKFDLNDLADQLGQMQKMGGMGGIMGLMPGMGKMKDQMAAAGLDDKMFGRQLAIISSMTKAERANPDLLKHSRKKRIAAGSGTDAAEINKLLKMHRGMADMMKAMGGKGKGGGMMRGLMGGLANKMGLGGMMPGMGGMPDLSKMDPKQIEALQKQAEAAGLGKGLPGGMPGGLPGLGGGGLPGLPGGLKLPGLGGPGGLPGLGKKK; encoded by the coding sequence ATGTTCGAATCGCTGCAAGAGCGACTTGGCTCAATTCTGAACGGCCTTACCGGTCGTGGCGCGCTGTCGGAGGCTGATGTCTCGGCCGCGCTGCGCGAAGTGCGCCGTGCGCTGCTCGAGGCCGACGTCGCACTGGAAGTCGTGCGCTCGTTCACCGACAAGGTACGGGAGAAGGCGGTCGGTGCAGCGGTTCTGAAGGCGATCAAGCCCGGCCAGATGGTCGTCAAGATCGTTCATGACGAACTGGTCGAGATGCTGGGCGCCGAAGGCGTCGCCATCGATCTCAATGCGCCCGCGCCGGTCGTCGTCATGATGGTCGGTCTGCAGGGCTCCGGCAAAACGACGACCAGCGCCAAGATCGCCAAGCGGCTGACCGAGCGCCAGGGCAAGAAAGTGCTCATGGCCTCGCTCGATACGCGCCGCCCGGCGGCGCAGGAGCAACTGCGGCAGCTCGGCGAGCAGACCAAGGTGGCGACGCTGCCGATCATCGCCGGACAGACCCCGGTCGACATCGCCAGGCGTGCCGTGCAGGCTGCCAAACTGGGCGGCCATGACGTCGTCATCCTCGACACCGCCGGCCGCACGCATATCGACGAGCCGCTGATGGTCGAGATGGCCGACATCAAGAAGGCTTCGACCCCGCATGAAATCCTGCTGGTGGCCGATTCGCTGACCGGTCAGGATGCCGTCAATCTCGCCAAGAATTTCGACGACCGCGTCGGCATCACCGGTCTGGTGCTGACCCGTATGGACGGCGACGGCCGCGGCGGCGCCGCGCTGTCGATGCGCGCCGTCACCGGCAAGCCGATCAAGCTCATCGGCACCGGCGAAAAGATGGACGGGCTGGAGGAATTCCACCCCAAGCGTATCGCCGACCGCATCCTCGGCATGGGCGACATCGTTTCGCTGGTCGAGAAGGCCGCCGAAACCATCGACGCGGAAAAGGCCGCGGCGATGGCCAAGAAGATGCAGTCCGGCAAGTTCGACCTGAACGACCTCGCCGATCAGCTTGGCCAGATGCAGAAAATGGGCGGCATGGGCGGTATCATGGGCCTGATGCCCGGCATGGGCAAGATGAAGGACCAGATGGCGGCAGCCGGTCTCGACGACAAGATGTTCGGCCGCCAGCTCGCCATCATCTCTTCGATGACCAAGGCCGAGCGGGCAAACCCCGATCTTCTCAAGCACAGCCGCAAGAAGCGCATCGCTGCCGGTTCCGGTACCGATGCCGCCGAAATCAACAAGCTCCTGAAGATGCATCGCGGCATGGCCGACATGATGAAGGCGATGGGCGGCAAGGGCAAAGGCGGCGGCATGATGCGCGGCCTGATGGGCGGGCTGGCCAACAAGATGGGTCTTGGCGGCATGATGCCGGGCATGGGTGGCATGCCCGATCTTTCCAAGATGGACCCCAAGCAGATCGAAGCCCTGCAGAAGCAGGCGGAAGCCGCCGGTCTCGGCAAAGGCCTGCCGGGTGGGATGCCCGGAGGTCTTCCCGGCCTGGGCGGTGGTGGTTTGCCGGGCCTGCCCGGCGGCCTGAAGCTTCCGGGCCTCGGCGGTCCGGGTGGCTTGCCGGGCCTCGGCAAGAAGAAGTGA
- a CDS encoding chorismate mutase produces the protein MSDEKTMEAARAQLAGYRASIDNIDAALVHMLAERFRCTKAVGVLKATHGLPPADPKRETEQIERLRRLAKEAQLDPDFAEKFLNFVIREVIRHHEQIAAETAQA, from the coding sequence ATGAGCGACGAAAAGACAATGGAAGCCGCCCGCGCCCAGCTCGCCGGCTATCGCGCTTCGATCGACAACATCGATGCCGCTCTCGTTCATATGCTGGCGGAGCGCTTCCGCTGCACCAAGGCGGTCGGCGTGCTGAAGGCCACGCATGGCTTGCCACCGGCCGATCCGAAGCGCGAGACCGAGCAGATCGAGCGGTTGCGCCGGCTTGCCAAGGAAGCGCAGCTCGATCCCGATTTCGCAGAAAAATTCCTGAACTTCGTCATCCGCGAAGTGATCCGCCATCATGAGCAGATCGCAGCGGAAACGGCGCAAGCATGA
- the rpsP gene encoding 30S ribosomal protein S16, whose product MALKIRLARAGSKKRPYYHIVVADARSPRDGRFIESIGAWNPLLPKDGERVKIDADRAKHWLGNGAQPTDRVLRFFDEAGIAKREARNNPSKAEPGKKAQERAALLKKAQEDAAAAVAAAAAPAEASE is encoded by the coding sequence ATGGCACTGAAGATCAGACTGGCCCGCGCGGGCTCGAAGAAGCGTCCTTACTACCACATCGTCGTCGCCGACGCGCGCTCGCCGCGCGACGGTCGTTTCATTGAATCGATCGGCGCCTGGAACCCGCTGCTGCCCAAGGATGGCGAGCGCGTCAAGATCGACGCCGACCGTGCCAAGCATTGGCTCGGCAACGGCGCGCAGCCGACCGACCGCGTGCTGCGCTTCTTCGACGAAGCCGGCATCGCCAAGCGCGAAGCCCGCAACAACCCGTCCAAGGCCGAGCCGGGCAAGAAGGCGCAGGAACGCGCCGCCCTGCTGAAGAAGGCGCAGGAAGACGCCGCTGCCGCCGTGGCTGCCGCTGCAGCCCCGGCTGAAGCCAGCGAATAA
- a CDS encoding cupin domain-containing protein has translation MHETMATRDAIAGLTVGITTSAQTSGAAKLSVLYREATTGMPTLETQEIRILLARLDPGDCTPRHSHRHPVTIYMLEGTFTLELEDRGPVDVRAGEVFVEPAHVAMTGRNLSTETPARMVIFYASEPDTPFADPVG, from the coding sequence ATGCACGAGACAATGGCAACCAGGGATGCCATCGCCGGCTTGACCGTCGGCATAACCACCTCGGCACAGACTTCGGGTGCCGCTAAACTGTCGGTCCTGTATCGAGAGGCCACGACCGGCATGCCGACACTGGAGACGCAGGAGATACGGATCTTGCTGGCCAGGCTCGATCCCGGCGATTGCACGCCTCGTCACAGCCACCGCCACCCCGTGACGATCTACATGCTGGAAGGGACATTCACGCTTGAGCTTGAGGACCGTGGACCGGTGGACGTAAGGGCGGGCGAAGTCTTTGTCGAGCCGGCGCACGTCGCCATGACCGGCCGCAATCTGAGCACCGAGACGCCCGCGCGAATGGTGATATTCTACGCCAGCGAGCCGGACACGCCATTTGCCGACCCTGTCGGCTGA
- a CDS encoding LysR family transcriptional regulator has translation MFDWNDLRYLLAVAREGSTLAAARVLGVNQSTVHRRLVELERRVGFALVTRHATGYRLTSLAEVLLPAVERVEAEISFLQNQIRAHGDELVGVIRLTCPEPLVSRLAGSSYLDLFHEKHPGLKIEFVMSDRYLDLGKGEADVALRSGEPDDETLVGRKIADSIWAVYASKSYLQHHGRPERVDDLGQHMLVGFDGMLINHRAAKWLSAVAPGARIAARNNSVLGVLHAVKSGVGVAPLPTAIADMDDDLVQVLPPVRDLARGWYLLTRADLRQTPRISCFFDFTFRHLDIIRPILMG, from the coding sequence ATGTTCGACTGGAACGACCTGCGCTATCTGCTTGCCGTCGCGCGTGAGGGCAGCACGCTGGCGGCTGCACGGGTCCTGGGTGTGAACCAGTCCACGGTCCATCGACGGCTGGTCGAGCTCGAGCGGCGGGTCGGTTTCGCGCTCGTCACCCGACATGCAACGGGGTACAGGCTCACCAGCCTTGCCGAGGTGCTGCTTCCGGCCGTCGAGCGCGTGGAAGCAGAAATCTCGTTTCTCCAGAACCAGATCCGGGCTCACGGGGACGAGCTTGTCGGGGTCATTCGCCTGACCTGTCCCGAGCCGCTGGTATCTCGCCTCGCAGGGTCGTCCTATCTCGACCTCTTTCACGAGAAACATCCGGGTTTGAAGATCGAATTCGTGATGAGTGACCGCTATCTCGACCTGGGCAAGGGCGAAGCGGATGTGGCGCTGCGTTCAGGCGAACCGGATGACGAAACGCTGGTCGGCCGCAAGATCGCCGATTCAATATGGGCGGTCTACGCCAGCAAAAGTTATCTTCAACATCATGGTCGCCCGGAACGGGTCGACGACCTTGGCCAACACATGCTTGTTGGTTTCGACGGAATGCTCATCAACCACCGCGCGGCGAAATGGCTGTCTGCCGTTGCTCCCGGCGCCAGGATCGCTGCACGCAACAACAGCGTGCTCGGCGTGCTGCATGCAGTGAAATCAGGTGTCGGCGTCGCACCGCTGCCAACCGCCATCGCGGACATGGACGATGACCTGGTCCAGGTTCTTCCTCCGGTGCGGGACCTAGCGCGGGGTTGGTATCTTCTGACGCGGGCCGATCTGCGCCAGACGCCGCGCATCAGCTGCTTCTTCGATTTCACCTTCCGTCATCTGGACATCATCCGGCCGATCCTGATGGGTTGA
- a CDS encoding EAL domain-containing protein, producing MMSIAVRVKELDELARQQQPIESNPSSQADRVFRIDTEFEDVRLMLRRWQAACIDGVLPPYEELALGSVGRFADELAVVRLSEGHAGFILRAGSRFCSLADIAEASVSLSVLPFAVRRAVNDAIDLARLAARPYLTLCRSIIDGMVSTMEVLALPLSCRWPGEYFLIFARPRKSQVDLARLLINSTDEGILALSPLEGVGTAPRDYQVLSINNAAARMLGAPAENMRLRLLSEVSAAECLARLLDQRSRNRSQGPAVPSLELEYDLAGEAISLQVGVVETDGLLAVTLTDVREIRNREVLFRSLFDDNPVPMYVRHLATGVFLNVNAAALHLYGHDRAAFLALDIRNLEPNSAARVGSSGERFARHRTASGAELDVIEYTRAITVGGQPATLSTIVDVTERKRAEERISFLAHHDPLTGVGNRTTFSQEIEEAVATAVAGHQPFALVLIDLDDFKAVNDTLGHAAGDSLLIETADRIRRLLRRTDLVARLGGDEFAVLLRGALSRDDVQLLAGRIIQAIAQPHGYEGHKLSIGASLGAAIAPVDAREAGTLLKCADLALYRSKREGKGTFHFFEPEMDAEMRERRELELELRAADFDRELELHYQPIISLRSGGLRGFEALVRWRNPRRGMVSPAEFIPLAEETGMIDAIGRWVLEEACRRAAAWPQDLIIAVNASAVQFRQGRFAETVTQALAASGLDPSRLEIEITESVLLADTGANLALLERLKDVGVRVALDDFGTGYSSMSYLRRFPFSRLKIDRSFIRDIGSSRESMAIVRAIIGLSANLGIDTTAEGVETGAQLELLRQERCGEIQGFLFSPPVDSVGALRIIDSYRSDESKVA from the coding sequence ATGATGTCGATTGCAGTGCGGGTCAAGGAACTGGATGAGCTTGCGCGGCAGCAGCAGCCGATCGAGTCAAATCCTTCGAGCCAGGCCGACCGCGTGTTCCGCATCGACACCGAATTCGAGGACGTGCGGCTGATGTTGCGTCGCTGGCAGGCGGCATGCATCGACGGTGTTCTCCCGCCTTATGAAGAGTTGGCGCTGGGCAGCGTCGGTCGTTTTGCCGACGAACTGGCAGTGGTTCGGCTTTCGGAGGGCCATGCGGGCTTCATCCTGCGCGCCGGCTCCCGCTTCTGCAGCCTGGCAGACATCGCGGAAGCCTCGGTTTCGCTTTCCGTCCTGCCGTTTGCGGTTCGACGCGCGGTGAACGATGCCATCGATCTCGCGCGTCTGGCTGCGCGACCCTATCTGACCCTGTGCCGGTCGATCATCGACGGCATGGTATCGACCATGGAGGTGCTGGCGCTGCCGCTGTCCTGTCGCTGGCCAGGCGAATATTTCCTGATCTTCGCAAGGCCGCGCAAAAGCCAGGTCGATCTCGCACGTCTGCTCATCAACTCGACCGACGAGGGCATTCTGGCGCTGAGCCCGCTGGAAGGCGTTGGTACTGCGCCGCGCGACTATCAGGTGCTCAGCATCAACAATGCCGCCGCCAGGATGCTTGGCGCACCGGCGGAAAACATGCGCCTGCGCCTGTTGTCCGAGGTAAGCGCGGCTGAATGCCTGGCGCGTCTGCTCGATCAACGGTCTCGCAACCGAAGCCAGGGCCCTGCGGTGCCGTCGCTGGAGCTCGAATACGATCTCGCCGGCGAAGCCATCTCCCTGCAGGTGGGTGTTGTCGAAACCGACGGTCTTCTTGCCGTCACGCTGACCGATGTGCGTGAGATCCGCAATCGCGAGGTGCTGTTCCGATCGCTGTTCGACGACAACCCGGTGCCGATGTATGTGCGCCATCTCGCAACCGGTGTCTTTCTCAACGTGAATGCCGCCGCACTTCACCTCTACGGGCATGATCGAGCCGCGTTCCTTGCCCTGGATATTCGCAATCTCGAGCCGAATTCCGCCGCGCGCGTTGGTTCCTCGGGCGAGCGCTTCGCGCGCCATCGCACCGCATCCGGAGCCGAGCTGGACGTCATCGAATACACACGCGCGATAACGGTTGGCGGACAACCGGCGACGCTGTCGACAATCGTCGACGTGACGGAACGCAAGCGGGCGGAAGAGCGCATTTCCTTCCTCGCTCATCACGATCCGCTGACCGGCGTCGGCAACCGCACCACTTTTTCGCAGGAAATCGAGGAAGCCGTGGCGACGGCGGTCGCCGGCCACCAGCCATTCGCGCTGGTCCTGATCGATCTCGACGATTTCAAGGCGGTCAACGATACGCTGGGTCATGCGGCAGGCGACTCCCTGCTGATCGAGACGGCGGACAGGATCCGCCGGCTGCTACGCCGTACTGATCTCGTCGCCCGTCTTGGCGGTGACGAATTCGCAGTGCTGTTGCGCGGTGCCCTGAGCCGGGACGACGTCCAGCTGCTGGCCGGGCGGATCATCCAGGCGATCGCCCAGCCGCACGGCTACGAGGGGCACAAGCTCTCCATTGGCGCCAGCCTCGGCGCCGCCATCGCGCCCGTCGACGCACGCGAGGCCGGCACGCTGCTCAAATGCGCCGACCTCGCGCTCTATCGTTCGAAGCGCGAGGGCAAGGGGACGTTCCATTTCTTCGAACCTGAGATGGATGCCGAAATGCGGGAGCGCCGCGAACTGGAACTGGAACTGCGCGCCGCGGATTTCGACCGCGAACTGGAGTTGCACTATCAGCCGATCATCTCGCTGCGCAGCGGTGGCCTGCGTGGCTTCGAAGCGCTGGTACGCTGGCGCAATCCGAGACGCGGCATGGTCTCGCCGGCAGAATTCATTCCCCTGGCTGAAGAGACAGGCATGATCGACGCCATCGGCCGCTGGGTGCTGGAGGAAGCCTGCCGGCGTGCGGCCGCCTGGCCACAGGATCTGATCATCGCTGTCAATGCTTCGGCGGTGCAGTTCCGCCAGGGCCGCTTCGCAGAGACAGTCACCCAGGCGCTTGCGGCATCCGGCCTCGATCCTTCTCGCCTGGAGATCGAGATCACCGAATCCGTTCTGCTTGCCGACACGGGGGCCAATCTTGCCCTGCTGGAGCGGTTGAAGGATGTCGGCGTGCGTGTCGCGCTCGACGATTTCGGTACCGGCTATTCCAGCATGAGCTATCTCAGACGCTTCCCGTTCAGCCGGCTGAAGATCGATCGCTCCTTTATCCGCGACATCGGTTCCAGTCGCGAATCCATGGCGATCGTGAGAGCGATCATCGGTCTGAGCGCCAATCTCGGCATCGACACCACCGCGGAAGGTGTCGAGACGGGTGCGCAGCTTGAACTGTTGCGGCAGGAACGTTGCGGCGAAATCCAGGGCTTCCTGTTCAGCCCCCCGGTAGACAGCGTCGGCGCCTTGCGCATCATCGACAGCTATCGCAGCGACGAGAGCAAGGTCGCCTAG
- a CDS encoding bestrophin family ion channel, with the protein MIVRPKPGLWQLFFIMRGSIVPRILPQILGFAAYAAAVVALVRYFGIELSGFTIAPFGLLGVTLSIYLGFRNNAAYDRWWEARKLWGQLVYDVRNLARAVTGLISERQEQRSLLMDVLAFCHVLRGQLRRIDSTADAHPFIGEAANTLTVFANRPDEMLRRMGKRVAALRENGMIDSIGYRILDERLSAIAAMQAGCERIAGTPLPFAYTLLLHRTAYIVCLLLPFGLAATAGWVTPLFTALIAYTFFGLDALSEELEDPFGTEANDLALDALCRVCEVSVFEALGEPAPPVLEAENYFYS; encoded by the coding sequence ATGATCGTGCGGCCAAAACCGGGGCTCTGGCAGCTCTTCTTCATCATGCGCGGATCGATCGTGCCGCGAATTCTCCCGCAGATCCTCGGTTTTGCGGCTTACGCGGCCGCCGTGGTCGCGCTGGTCAGATATTTTGGCATCGAGCTGAGCGGCTTCACCATCGCCCCCTTCGGTCTGCTCGGCGTGACGTTGTCGATCTATCTCGGCTTCCGCAACAACGCTGCCTATGACCGCTGGTGGGAAGCGCGCAAGCTCTGGGGGCAGCTCGTCTATGATGTCCGCAACCTCGCCCGCGCCGTCACCGGCCTCATTTCAGAGCGGCAAGAACAACGTTCGCTGCTGATGGACGTGCTCGCCTTCTGTCATGTGTTGCGCGGACAATTGCGCCGGATCGACAGCACCGCCGACGCGCATCCTTTCATCGGTGAGGCGGCCAACACGCTCACGGTCTTCGCCAATCGGCCGGACGAAATGCTGAGACGCATGGGCAAACGGGTGGCAGCCTTGCGTGAAAACGGCATGATCGACAGCATCGGCTATCGTATCCTCGACGAACGCCTGTCGGCGATCGCAGCCATGCAGGCTGGTTGCGAACGCATCGCCGGCACACCGCTGCCTTTTGCCTATACGTTGCTGCTGCACAGGACGGCTTACATCGTCTGCCTGCTGTTGCCCTTCGGGCTTGCCGCGACCGCCGGCTGGGTAACGCCGCTTTTCACGGCGCTGATCGCTTACACCTTTTTCGGGCTCGACGCCTTGTCGGAAGAACTGGAAGACCCTTTCGGCACGGAAGCCAATGACCTTGCGCTCGACGCGCTTTGCCGGGTCTGCGAGGTCTCCGTATTCGAAGCACTCGGCGAACCGGCGCCGCCGGTGCTCGAAGCTGAAAACTACTTCTATTCGTAA